From the Musa acuminata AAA Group cultivar baxijiao chromosome BXJ1-2, Cavendish_Baxijiao_AAA, whole genome shotgun sequence genome, one window contains:
- the LOC103976372 gene encoding F-box/kelch-repeat protein At1g57790-like encodes MMKEWHGNPQFDVLLQNLRRKRSKIASSASTKSARDDREWPDLPKDIVDIIVMRLSTKDYARFASVCRSWRPCMHPDARPMCLMLLRWSDGACNVFDPSSRRRINYDAEFPELARSQILYCRDGWLLLKRWATDKLFFFHLGTRSRSNVPYHPRMTPRLAAFSSPPLSGDCVVVVLDDLCRIFTWRSFDSEWRLHGTRIKYKSNLVPCGRHFHCLCQDGQLGTLDAADKKWSVRDMPAARELMLSEGTEAGRHYLAEFDGGLYMVFVSARRRHVRVFKMRRAGATEEIEMLGNRTIYISAGAAHMAMAPSKEMGNRIYFPTRGSSRGSIHYYCMVKRRYSYSVDFVMPRKLHELYESNIERVWIDVGWKSPKEFEQFGR; translated from the exons ATGATGAAGGAATGGCACGGCAATCCGCAGTTCGACGTCTTACTGCAGAATCTGAGGAGAAAAAGAAGCAAGATCGCAAG TTCGGCGTCGACAAAATCTGCTCGAGACGACAGGGAATGGCCAGATCTCCCCAAGGACATCGTCGACATCATCGTGATGCGTCTGTCGACGAAGGACTACGCCCGGTTCGCTTCCGTGTGCCGGAGCTGGCGGCCCTGCATGCACCCCGACGCCCGCCCGATGTGCCTCATGCTGCTCCGCTGGAGCGACGGGGCATGCAACGTGTTCGATCCCTCCTCGCGCCGGAGGATCAACTACGACGCCGAGTTCCCCGAGCTCGCTCGATCTCAGATCCTCTACTGCAGGGACGGGTGGCTGCTGCTCAAGCGGTGGGCCACcgacaagctcttcttcttccaccTCGGCACGAGATCGCGCTCGAACGTGCCTTATCACCCCCGCATGACGCCTCGCCTCGCCGCCTTCTCGTCGCCGCCGTTGTCCGGGGACTGCGTGGTGGTCGTCCTCGACGACCTCTGCAGAATCTTCACCTGGCGGTCGTTCGACTCGGAGTGGCGACTCCACGGGACGAGGATCAAGTACAAGTCGAACCTCGTGCCGTGCGGCCGCCACTTCCATTGCCTCTGCCAAGACGGGCAGCTGGGCACCCTCGACGCAGCCGACAAGAAGTGGTCCGTCCGCGACATGCCGGCGGCCAGGGAGCTGATGTTGTCGGAGGGGACAGAAGCCGGCCGGCATTACCTTGCCGAGTTCGACGGAGGCCTCTACATGGTCTTCGTCAGTGCGCGACGAAGGCACGTGAGGGTGTTCAAGATGCGCCGGGCGGGGGCCACGGAGGAGATCGAGATGCTGGGGAACCGGACGATCTACATCAGTGCGGGGGCGGCGCACATGGCGATGGCTCCGTCGAAGGAGATGGGCAACAGGATCTACTTCCCCACGCGAGGCTCGTCTAGGGGATCGATACACTACTATTGCATGGTGAAGCGAAGGTATAGTTACAGTGTAGATTTTGTGATGCCGAGGAAGCTACATGAACTGTATGAGAGTAACATCGAGCGTGTTTGGATTGATGTCGGGTGGAAAAGTCCAAAGGAATTCGAGCAGTTTGGGAGATGA